One Bdellovibrio bacteriovorus DNA window includes the following coding sequences:
- a CDS encoding DOMON-like domain-containing protein, with protein MNKLVPFQKNTSADKFQIQARFVQKSPFEIHLEFLLQGPISQMLCPPPEEPSRQDELWKSTCLEAFFGQKGGAYLEINCSPSGHWNAYEFESYRKGMRRAEHITVRLTRLEKDDQEARFFVQVISEKEFALSQVGLTMVFESTNHEKSYWALRHPAPQADFHNAEAWTLPATH; from the coding sequence ATGAATAAATTAGTTCCCTTTCAAAAAAATACTTCGGCGGATAAGTTTCAGATCCAGGCCCGCTTTGTGCAAAAAAGTCCCTTCGAGATCCACCTTGAATTTCTGCTTCAAGGTCCTATAAGCCAAATGCTCTGCCCGCCCCCGGAAGAACCCTCGCGCCAAGACGAACTGTGGAAAAGCACCTGTTTAGAGGCCTTCTTCGGCCAAAAAGGCGGCGCTTACTTAGAGATCAATTGCTCACCAAGTGGGCATTGGAACGCCTATGAGTTTGAATCTTATCGCAAGGGTATGCGACGCGCAGAGCATATCACCGTGCGTCTGACTCGCCTGGAAAAAGATGATCAAGAGGCGAGATTTTTTGTCCAAGTGATCAGCGAAAAAGAGTTCGCGCTCTCTCAAGTAGGTTTAACCATGGTTTTTGAGTCCACAAATCATGAAAAAAGCTATTGGGCTCTTCGCCATCCCGCGCCCCAAGCGGATTTTCATAATGCCGAAGCTTGGACCTTACCCGCGACGCACTGA
- a CDS encoding acyl-[acyl-carrier-protein] thioesterase, giving the protein MSKTSNSWEEQFKITSLLVNPLGRLGLFGLLNLLQETAWMHAEKFGFGMKDMESQGLFWVLTRQTVEISKWPSFGNEVHIRTWLRPPEGAFVTRDFTILDSNKQEIGKATTSWLALDRHTRKILPIQKLRNWEDITSTENTGLSTDKISVAGAYTKLAKYRVRNSDLDINQHVNNTKYAQWILDSIPYSLHKGLRLKSYTVNFLAETHLGDEVQIDRAENSCDPETTNQGASTYRGICVEDQRILFTAKMNWEKQHE; this is encoded by the coding sequence ATGAGTAAAACTTCAAATTCTTGGGAAGAACAATTTAAAATCACAAGTCTGCTGGTCAATCCCCTGGGAAGACTGGGCCTTTTTGGATTGCTTAATCTGCTGCAAGAAACGGCGTGGATGCATGCAGAAAAATTTGGCTTCGGAATGAAAGACATGGAAAGCCAAGGACTGTTTTGGGTGTTAACTCGTCAGACCGTGGAGATTTCAAAATGGCCCTCATTTGGTAACGAAGTTCACATTCGCACTTGGTTGCGGCCGCCAGAGGGCGCATTTGTTACGCGTGACTTTACAATTCTTGATTCGAATAAACAGGAGATTGGCAAGGCAACCACCAGCTGGCTTGCCCTAGATCGTCACACTCGCAAGATCTTGCCTATTCAAAAACTTCGCAACTGGGAAGACATCACCTCCACCGAAAACACCGGACTGTCGACAGATAAAATTTCGGTGGCAGGCGCATACACCAAATTAGCTAAGTACCGAGTGCGAAATTCCGATTTAGACATCAATCAACATGTCAACAATACCAAATATGCACAATGGATCTTAGATTCCATTCCCTACTCTTTACATAAAGGATTGAGGCTTAAATCTTATACCGTCAATTTTCTGGCTGAAACCCACCTAGGCGACGAAGTTCAAATAGACCGCGCCGAAAATTCATGTGATCCTGAAACTACGAACCAAGGTGCAAGCACCTATCGTGGGATTTGTGTTGAAGATCAACGAATTCTATTTACGGCCAAGATGAATTGGGAGAAGCAACATGAATAA
- a CDS encoding helix-turn-helix domain-containing protein: MRQKNMLADFLKQKRVAAGLSQRDVADKLGYSTPQFISNWERGVSHPPINALKKLGELYKVSAEDLFEVTLNATIQEVTQDLRRKFASSRAR; this comes from the coding sequence ATGAGACAAAAAAATATGTTAGCTGATTTTTTAAAGCAGAAACGCGTTGCAGCTGGCTTATCTCAAAGAGATGTCGCTGATAAATTAGGATATTCAACTCCACAATTTATTTCTAACTGGGAACGTGGTGTATCTCATCCGCCAATCAATGCTTTGAAAAAATTGGGTGAACTTTACAAAGTGTCTGCCGAAGATCTTTTTGAAGTGACATTGAATGCCACGATTCAAGAAGTGACTCAAGATTTGCGCCGCAAATTTGCTAGCAGCCGCGCTCGTTAA
- a CDS encoding POTRA domain-containing protein yields MRNIPLRSLILIFASSFILSTPAFAKKVLSMANIPPEVQEDLEKRFPGIGKDRMTLDQVDNVIRYLQMRPQFEMVRVYDEDRTYKLEFLTTKKISKVQFLNFASLSASEVESVFEVKAGDVFDQQSLIEGGERLRQIYRSRGFLNASIDIEMPPESESLVGVLVRATENRQTHIRNIILQSANEDLNRSMAKELSSFLNDAYTDNIVGAIQKDAREFLRKNRYVRADIIGPEMQYSSDEGEVTLYFRLERTEKYVFDYLGIRFLKDRDIKDALDLDNFYTANPSVATELAQKIRNYYLAQGHARVEVKAEETEGRRPFERKVAFTIDEGPRIKIEEISIKGRFSRKEDYYVRQIREHSSDIVNSGFYNKDDIDVGLKNLVLQMQNNGYLQAKILSTRTQYNKDKDKVSLFVNIDEGPQTIVESVTFNGNQSYSTEELLNVVRIRPGPLRLNQIETAIARLKEFYAENGYIEMILLNEKQDLVTYDETTTKASMQFKIFEGPKVSVASIVIEGNTFTKEYVIRKELEFDTGDILTPSKTEESIARLQRTGFFGSVDIRTVEAKSNTAARTVLIKVTERDPGVFTLGGGATNERTLTLRGYIGVSYRNLLGTGRGVSLRLQGNYNVTDIRYPESRVVLGYLEPYIFDTRIRGRLNLTRSASITDYDKKKVSQVNASTVSLEQDFTSHILGTWDVWSLATIRDYGLDSGIYNNDQTQVIGATGPTLDLDFRDSPFNPTRGTFTRWSAEYSSPALGSTSTNDYEIEYWRTTLNFTHYWNVGRLQRQPVVWANQLRGGYLKSLSTRANGGVPWDKKGFTLGGLSTVRGFQAGTQDVFPNDADLGVGPNQPPYTLKTESTMYMIKSELRLPVYGNLGGALFYDGGSVQIEGVEFADSYRDSVGFGFRYNTPVGPVSFDVAWKLDMRPGEAPLYYYLSVGTF; encoded by the coding sequence ATGCGTAACATCCCTCTGCGTTCGCTTATACTTATTTTTGCCAGCAGCTTTATCTTAAGCACCCCTGCTTTTGCTAAAAAAGTTTTAAGCATGGCTAATATTCCGCCTGAAGTGCAAGAAGATCTTGAAAAACGCTTCCCGGGCATCGGCAAAGACCGCATGACTTTAGATCAAGTCGATAACGTCATTCGCTATTTGCAAATGCGCCCGCAATTTGAAATGGTGCGCGTTTACGATGAAGATCGCACTTATAAGCTTGAATTCTTAACGACCAAAAAGATTTCTAAGGTTCAGTTCCTTAACTTTGCAAGTCTGTCGGCCTCCGAAGTCGAAAGCGTCTTTGAAGTGAAGGCGGGGGACGTCTTTGATCAACAGAGCTTGATTGAAGGCGGCGAAAGACTGCGCCAAATTTACCGTTCCCGCGGATTTTTAAATGCTTCGATCGATATTGAGATGCCTCCAGAAAGCGAAAGCCTGGTGGGAGTCTTAGTGCGAGCGACTGAAAATCGCCAGACTCATATTCGCAATATCATCCTGCAAAGTGCCAACGAAGATTTAAATCGCAGCATGGCAAAAGAGCTCAGTTCATTCTTGAATGATGCTTACACCGATAACATCGTCGGCGCCATCCAAAAAGACGCCCGCGAGTTTTTAAGAAAAAACCGTTATGTTCGTGCCGATATCATAGGTCCAGAAATGCAATACAGCAGCGATGAGGGCGAAGTGACCTTGTACTTCCGCTTAGAGCGCACGGAAAAATATGTATTTGATTATTTGGGAATCCGCTTTCTTAAAGACCGCGACATCAAAGACGCCTTGGATTTGGATAACTTCTATACCGCAAATCCGTCTGTCGCGACCGAGTTGGCGCAAAAAATCCGCAATTACTATCTGGCTCAAGGACATGCCCGAGTCGAGGTCAAAGCGGAAGAGACCGAAGGTCGTCGTCCGTTTGAGCGTAAAGTGGCTTTTACCATTGATGAAGGCCCGCGCATTAAGATTGAAGAAATCTCGATCAAAGGTCGCTTTAGCCGCAAAGAGGACTATTACGTTCGTCAAATTCGCGAACACAGTTCAGACATTGTCAATTCTGGCTTTTATAATAAAGACGATATCGATGTTGGTCTTAAAAATCTGGTTCTGCAAATGCAGAATAACGGCTACCTGCAAGCTAAAATTCTTTCCACCCGCACCCAGTACAACAAAGATAAAGACAAGGTCTCATTGTTTGTAAATATCGATGAAGGTCCTCAGACCATCGTGGAATCTGTCACCTTTAACGGCAATCAATCTTATAGCACTGAAGAACTGCTAAATGTCGTGCGGATTCGACCGGGGCCCCTGCGCTTAAATCAAATTGAAACCGCGATCGCCCGCTTAAAAGAATTTTATGCGGAAAATGGTTATATCGAAATGATTTTGCTCAATGAAAAGCAAGATCTTGTCACTTACGACGAAACGACCACCAAAGCCTCGATGCAGTTCAAAATTTTTGAAGGTCCTAAGGTCAGCGTGGCCTCGATCGTTATCGAAGGCAATACCTTCACCAAAGAATACGTTATCCGTAAAGAGCTTGAGTTTGATACGGGAGATATTTTAACTCCTTCTAAAACCGAAGAGTCGATCGCCCGCTTACAAAGAACCGGCTTTTTTGGGTCCGTGGATATCCGCACCGTTGAAGCTAAATCAAATACTGCGGCCCGCACCGTTTTAATTAAAGTCACCGAACGTGATCCGGGTGTTTTCACTTTAGGCGGTGGTGCGACCAATGAACGAACTTTAACTTTACGTGGGTATATCGGGGTTTCTTACCGCAATTTGCTTGGCACCGGTCGTGGAGTTTCTTTACGTTTACAAGGTAACTATAACGTCACCGACATTCGTTACCCTGAAAGCCGTGTCGTACTTGGTTATTTAGAGCCTTATATCTTTGACACCCGTATTCGCGGGCGCTTGAATCTGACCCGATCTGCGTCAATCACCGATTACGATAAGAAAAAAGTCAGCCAAGTTAATGCTTCGACCGTTTCACTTGAACAGGATTTTACGTCGCATATTTTAGGAACTTGGGATGTTTGGTCTTTAGCCACCATCCGCGACTATGGCTTGGATTCGGGCATCTATAACAACGATCAAACCCAAGTGATTGGGGCGACCGGACCGACTTTGGATTTGGATTTCCGTGACAGTCCATTCAACCCCACACGCGGCACCTTCACACGTTGGAGTGCGGAATACTCTTCACCGGCTTTAGGCAGCACAAGTACAAATGATTACGAAATTGAATACTGGCGTACCACTTTAAACTTCACGCACTATTGGAATGTCGGACGTTTGCAACGCCAGCCCGTCGTATGGGCAAATCAATTGCGTGGCGGATATTTGAAAAGTCTTTCCACTCGCGCCAACGGAGGCGTTCCTTGGGATAAAAAAGGTTTTACGCTGGGTGGTCTTTCCACCGTGCGCGGCTTTCAGGCCGGCACGCAAGACGTCTTCCCGAATGATGCCGACTTAGGCGTTGGCCCTAATCAACCGCCTTACACTCTGAAAACGGAATCCACCATGTATATGATTAAGTCGGAATTGCGTTTGCCTGTTTACGGAAACTTAGGCGGAGCACTTTTTTATGATGGCGGTTCGGTGCAAATAGAAGGTGTGGAATTTGCCGATAGCTATCGGGACTCCGTGGGATTTGGTTTCCGCTATAACACTCCGGTAGGTCCCGTCAGTTTTGACGTGGCTTGGAAACTTGACATGCGCCCCGGTGAGGCTCCGTTATATTACTACTTGTCGGTCGGCACGTTCTAA
- a CDS encoding translocation/assembly module TamB domain-containing protein, with translation MRRVFWILITPLAGILVLWLIGSQFLGPKLESWILTKVQTYSEESLPLTLRAERLQLHLFKPSLSAEGVEVIPKGELAQSLKPIRIGSVRIFLDFFTLLGGRVHLSAVVVDSPELELDIDPLLQSDQPAAELPIDEIFAQTEKIPLQRLFLRNIQVKVLSKKYKTESALHSGDLLVTNMGKNLTLKASVPSLQVEVDRIGSFEGSLDTHLYLTRQSLRILQLGVRLDQSELLARGEINPISQVTIKPQGVLNVSGKLSLKDIYEEMKRLRPKLEAPAFAGQLDMESDIRFKSLEDIQAKAEIKTQDVIVGQLQMGNASIQGEYKDRIVSLSEIKLQHPSGEATVTRSQISLKDEYAFKAQASVAQMDVQKLFHSLNLNNIPVGMSLSGTVPCEGHFYPEIEVTCDDVQISAKNLWVKSGMDKKATSILELDGMKAAGLVQISTKSVRYSAEVGLGDNTGTSDGIIDFDKGFKINYATKKLDFKNVKNLANLKLRGSAEIQGSTSGGTDAAIFDMSANARDFVFEDFTLGNLIANLRYRGGTLNFEEIAGALNKTQYVGDLSLDLNHDRLSGEFSVPSVDLADVSTVFSQIFTLPFPVQGQGAAKAKISGPLNFWKMDYKLESAFKNVFIGPESFDALTFNVSADDGNIKTDNVTLIKGDAVLGLRGGISSDQMMNLYADGKNFRLEQSDIISKINSSLIGNLNFSAELKESVKDPHIAIKGSITDTSFNEQDIPNSNFILQVRKDLLGAQVHLFGDRVQGEIEVPFEQNRRPLTIKVNTKEWNYSTLLGLFGGASLVGEYDSALTSQIDLRSESGSILKSTGHINVDKFELKRGNLSLTNPAPMKINMKDGLTSIQDFRLVGPNADFSIRGSNFTAERLDMDLNLQSDMRLFQIFLPFLEDLGGGINISTKMSGAWNKPSILGNLSSRNVFLKIKGLPHPIERLNTEVVFSQSRILVSSVRGVMAGGTLSGDGGILINGIRDLPTSIRLRLDGVTFNVPDKVRSSGNADLLFAGRWFPFTLSGTYYISNALMEKEITEGSGGVTGVRQSMYLPKFIRESQFEPVILDLQLILENNIAVKNSLLDGSVSGNLQVKGPPGNPVLLGRITTDRNTKLIVKDRVFEIQSGVIDFNDPDEINPNLYITAITRVNEYDVTVVAQGTAKNLTIRFSSIPPLPENDIISLIALGVITSSKDQNLQGGQSEKVGAEIGGAVLAAPINKQLEATGFNVAVTQQYDSYRSVSVPKITLSRRLTDKVKIIGSRPVGDSQSYDVRMEYQINSNYTAVGSFESRGNDNTSTGLGQSTETTTGAQENIFGLDLEFKREFK, from the coding sequence GTGAGACGTGTGTTTTGGATTCTGATCACACCTCTAGCCGGGATATTAGTTTTGTGGTTGATCGGCAGCCAGTTTTTAGGTCCCAAATTAGAGTCCTGGATTTTAACCAAAGTTCAAACGTACTCCGAGGAATCCCTCCCCCTGACTTTACGCGCGGAAAGATTGCAGCTGCATCTATTCAAACCCTCATTAAGTGCTGAAGGTGTTGAGGTCATTCCTAAAGGCGAACTGGCTCAGTCCCTGAAGCCTATTCGCATCGGCAGCGTGCGAATTTTTTTAGATTTTTTCACTCTTCTGGGGGGCCGCGTTCACTTGTCGGCGGTGGTGGTGGACTCTCCGGAACTTGAATTGGACATCGATCCCCTTTTACAAAGTGATCAACCGGCCGCGGAGCTTCCGATAGATGAGATCTTCGCCCAAACAGAAAAAATTCCGTTGCAAAGACTTTTCTTACGCAACATCCAAGTCAAAGTGCTTTCTAAAAAATATAAAACGGAATCTGCCCTGCACAGTGGTGATCTGCTTGTCACCAATATGGGAAAAAATCTGACCCTCAAGGCCTCTGTTCCGTCCCTGCAAGTCGAGGTCGATAGAATAGGCAGCTTTGAAGGTTCTTTGGATACTCATTTGTATCTGACTCGCCAGTCTTTAAGAATTTTGCAATTAGGTGTGCGCCTTGATCAGTCGGAGCTTTTGGCGCGTGGTGAAATCAATCCGATAAGCCAAGTCACGATCAAACCCCAAGGGGTGTTGAACGTTTCTGGTAAACTTTCATTAAAAGATATTTATGAGGAAATGAAACGTTTGCGTCCCAAGCTAGAAGCGCCGGCATTTGCGGGACAACTGGATATGGAATCAGACATTCGCTTTAAAAGTCTTGAAGACATCCAAGCCAAAGCAGAAATCAAAACCCAAGATGTGATCGTCGGTCAGCTGCAAATGGGTAATGCCAGCATTCAAGGCGAATACAAGGACCGCATTGTTTCTCTTTCAGAAATCAAATTACAACATCCATCGGGAGAAGCGACGGTCACCCGATCGCAAATTTCTCTAAAAGATGAATATGCTTTTAAAGCCCAAGCCTCTGTGGCTCAGATGGATGTCCAAAAACTTTTTCATTCATTAAACTTAAACAATATCCCGGTGGGGATGAGCCTTTCAGGCACCGTGCCCTGTGAAGGGCATTTTTATCCTGAAATCGAAGTGACCTGCGATGACGTGCAAATCAGTGCCAAGAATTTGTGGGTTAAATCCGGTATGGATAAAAAAGCCACTTCCATCTTAGAACTTGATGGAATGAAAGCAGCGGGCCTGGTACAGATCTCGACAAAATCCGTTCGTTACTCTGCCGAAGTGGGTTTAGGCGATAATACCGGCACTAGCGATGGTATCATTGATTTTGATAAAGGTTTTAAGATCAACTATGCCACCAAGAAATTAGACTTTAAGAACGTCAAAAATCTAGCCAATCTGAAACTGCGTGGCAGTGCCGAAATTCAAGGTTCCACCTCGGGCGGCACCGATGCGGCGATCTTTGATATGTCCGCCAACGCCCGGGACTTCGTGTTTGAAGACTTCACTTTAGGAAACCTGATTGCCAACCTCCGCTATCGCGGCGGCACGTTGAATTTTGAGGAAATTGCGGGCGCTTTAAATAAAACCCAATATGTGGGTGATCTTTCGTTAGACTTAAATCACGACCGCCTTAGCGGTGAATTCAGTGTTCCTTCCGTCGACCTGGCGGATGTCTCGACCGTTTTTTCGCAAATCTTCACCCTGCCCTTCCCCGTACAAGGCCAAGGGGCCGCCAAAGCAAAAATCTCGGGTCCCCTTAATTTTTGGAAAATGGATTACAAACTTGAGTCCGCTTTCAAAAATGTTTTTATCGGACCTGAAAGCTTTGATGCTTTAACTTTCAATGTTTCAGCAGATGATGGAAACATCAAAACCGACAATGTAACCTTGATCAAAGGAGATGCCGTCTTAGGGTTGCGCGGGGGCATCAGCTCAGATCAAATGATGAATCTTTATGCCGATGGAAAAAACTTCCGCTTAGAGCAATCCGATATCATCAGCAAAATCAACTCTAGCCTCATCGGCAATTTGAATTTTTCAGCCGAACTTAAAGAATCCGTCAAAGATCCGCATATCGCGATCAAAGGTTCGATCACCGACACTTCGTTTAATGAACAAGACATTCCTAATTCAAACTTCATCTTGCAGGTGCGCAAAGACCTTTTGGGCGCCCAGGTCCATCTTTTCGGAGATCGAGTTCAAGGGGAAATCGAAGTTCCGTTTGAACAAAATCGCCGACCACTGACAATCAAGGTCAACACCAAGGAATGGAACTATTCGACCCTGCTGGGACTTTTCGGCGGCGCAAGTCTTGTCGGTGAGTATGACTCCGCCCTGACTTCGCAAATTGATTTGCGCTCAGAAAGCGGAAGTATTTTAAAATCCACTGGGCACATTAACGTCGATAAGTTTGAATTAAAGCGCGGCAACTTAAGCCTGACCAACCCTGCCCCGATGAAAATCAATATGAAAGATGGACTTACAAGCATTCAAGACTTCCGCTTGGTGGGTCCGAATGCTGATTTTTCTATTCGCGGATCTAATTTCACCGCCGAACGTCTCGACATGGATTTGAATCTGCAATCAGACATGCGTCTTTTCCAAATCTTTCTTCCTTTCTTAGAAGACCTAGGTGGCGGCATTAATATTTCTACCAAGATGTCCGGCGCGTGGAATAAGCCTTCTATTTTGGGGAACCTCAGCAGCCGTAATGTTTTTTTAAAAATCAAAGGCTTGCCACATCCCATTGAGCGCTTAAATACGGAGGTCGTCTTTTCCCAAAGCCGAATCTTGGTGAGCTCCGTCCGCGGGGTGATGGCCGGCGGAACACTTTCCGGCGACGGTGGAATTTTAATTAACGGCATTCGCGATTTACCGACTTCAATTCGTTTGCGCTTGGATGGAGTCACCTTTAATGTTCCCGATAAAGTTCGTAGCAGCGGTAATGCGGATCTGCTTTTCGCGGGCCGTTGGTTCCCATTCACCCTTTCCGGGACCTATTACATTTCAAATGCTTTGATGGAAAAAGAAATCACCGAGGGTTCGGGTGGCGTCACGGGTGTGCGTCAAAGCATGTATTTACCTAAGTTCATCCGCGAAAGTCAGTTCGAGCCGGTGATCTTAGATTTGCAGCTGATTTTAGAAAACAACATCGCGGTCAAGAACTCTCTTTTAGATGGTTCGGTGTCCGGAAATCTTCAAGTGAAGGGACCTCCAGGAAATCCGGTGCTTTTAGGTCGTATCACCACCGACCGAAATACCAAGCTGATCGTTAAAGATCGCGTTTTTGAAATTCAAAGTGGTGTGATTGATTTTAATGATCCCGATGAGATCAATCCGAACCTTTATATCACCGCGATCACGCGCGTAAATGAATACGATGTCACGGTCGTCGCTCAGGGGACCGCCAAAAACTTAACCATCCGTTTTTCAAGTATTCCGCCATTGCCAGAAAATGATATTATTTCGTTGATCGCTTTAGGCGTTATCACGTCGTCTAAAGATCAAAACCTGCAAGGTGGTCAGTCCGAAAAAGTGGGGGCGGAAATTGGGGGCGCGGTTTTGGCAGCACCGATTAACAAACAACTTGAAGCCACCGGCTTTAACGTCGCCGTCACTCAGCAATACGATTCTTACCGCAGCGTCAGCGTCCCGAAAATCACTTTAAGTCGACGCCTCACTGACAAGGTAAAAATCATTGGCAGTCGTCCCGTGGGTGATTCGCAGTCTTACGACGTGCGTATGGAATATCAAATTAACAGCAACTATACGGCCGTAGGCTCTTTTGAAAGTCGCGGTAATGACAACACGTCCACCGGATTAGGACAAAGCACGGAAACTACGACCGGGGCTCAAGAAAATATTTTCGGTTTGGACTTAGAGTTTAAGAGGGAGTTTAAATAA
- the efp gene encoding elongation factor P, which yields MYETSDFKKGLKIMVEGKPYVIVDFQHVKPGKGNQFTRTKLRNLLTSQNLESTFKSGEKFEVPNVETKEMSFLYKDDSGYNFMSQETFEQIAMSEDDLGESKYYLTENLKVVILFYNEKAVACDVPKAVNLTVAQTDPGIKGDRVTGATKPAVMETGLSVNVPLHINEGDVLRIDTSEGVYVERVSQK from the coding sequence ATGTACGAAACGTCGGATTTTAAAAAAGGTCTTAAAATCATGGTTGAGGGGAAACCCTATGTGATCGTGGATTTCCAACACGTCAAACCAGGTAAAGGCAACCAGTTCACTCGCACCAAGCTAAGAAATCTTCTTACCAGCCAAAATCTTGAGTCGACTTTCAAATCAGGCGAGAAATTTGAAGTCCCCAACGTTGAAACTAAAGAGATGTCTTTCCTTTACAAGGACGACTCTGGTTACAATTTCATGTCTCAAGAGACTTTTGAACAAATCGCAATGTCTGAAGACGACCTGGGCGAATCTAAGTACTACTTAACTGAAAACTTGAAAGTCGTTATCTTGTTCTACAACGAAAAAGCCGTTGCTTGCGACGTGCCAAAAGCGGTGAATTTGACAGTGGCGCAAACAGATCCGGGCATCAAAGGTGACCGCGTGACAGGTGCGACAAAACCAGCCGTTATGGAAACAGGTCTTTCCGTAAACGTTCCTTTGCACATCAATGAAGGCGATGTTCTTCGTATTGACACCAGCGAAGGTGTTTACGTCGAGCGCGTTTCGCAAAAGTAG
- the ruvC gene encoding crossover junction endodeoxyribonuclease RuvC — MSLTILGVDPGSRITGFGILRVDRDRIEHISHGVILLDAEQGFAGRMKELGSAFREVMAKYKPQQVVIEKIFLGKNADSAFKLGHARGVIMYEAGLGDSEVFEYATRVVKKGVTGNGGASKEDVQAVLKAILKIQAINRIDASDALAMACHHAFEMKKQRVMQRAVQI; from the coding sequence ATGTCACTGACAATTCTTGGGGTCGATCCTGGTTCGCGCATCACCGGTTTTGGTATTTTGCGTGTTGATCGCGATCGGATTGAACATATCAGCCACGGAGTCATTCTTTTGGATGCAGAACAGGGTTTTGCAGGTCGCATGAAAGAATTGGGATCGGCATTTCGTGAGGTGATGGCAAAGTACAAACCTCAGCAAGTCGTGATTGAAAAAATCTTCTTAGGTAAGAACGCCGACAGTGCCTTTAAGTTGGGTCACGCTCGCGGCGTCATCATGTACGAAGCGGGCTTGGGGGATTCAGAAGTTTTTGAATATGCCACTCGGGTCGTCAAAAAAGGTGTCACCGGTAACGGGGGCGCTTCCAAAGAAGACGTGCAAGCGGTGCTAAAGGCGATTTTAAAAATCCAAGCGATCAATCGTATTGATGCTTCTGATGCCTTGGCGATGGCGTGCCATCATGCTTTTGAAATGAAGAAACAAAGAGTTATGCAAAGAGCGGTGCAAATATGA
- the ruvA gene encoding Holliday junction branch migration protein RuvA yields the protein MIGYLRGKIIEVGDTALIDVAGVGYEINASSHTLSDMEGLLGKDIIVWVHTHVREDALQLFGFHDKIEKNLFLSLLKVNGVGPKMALSILSGGRPAQIQEMIENGNAKGLSSLPKVGKKTAEQIILTLKGKLVSAEDGTPAKKAKSESHTQITSALLNLGYKSQNVDQFVATLPLDISLEEGVRKGFQTLSGNLS from the coding sequence ATGATTGGTTATTTACGCGGAAAAATTATTGAAGTTGGCGACACCGCTTTGATTGATGTGGCCGGTGTCGGTTATGAAATCAACGCCTCCTCACACACGCTCAGTGATATGGAAGGCCTTTTGGGAAAAGACATCATCGTGTGGGTGCACACCCATGTGCGCGAAGATGCTTTACAGCTTTTTGGTTTTCACGACAAAATTGAAAAAAATCTTTTCTTGTCTTTGTTAAAAGTGAACGGCGTGGGGCCGAAGATGGCTTTAAGCATTCTGTCTGGCGGAAGGCCCGCGCAAATTCAAGAGATGATTGAAAACGGCAATGCCAAAGGCCTTTCAAGCTTACCCAAAGTCGGCAAAAAAACGGCGGAGCAAATCATTCTGACTTTAAAAGGAAAATTGGTTTCTGCCGAGGACGGCACCCCGGCAAAAAAAGCAAAATCAGAATCCCATACGCAAATCACGTCGGCATTGTTAAATCTGGGCTACAAGTCGCAAAACGTCGATCAATTTGTCGCGACCTTGCCCTTAGATATTTCTTTGGAAGAAGGCGTGCGCAAGGGGTTTCAAACTTTATCAGGTAACTTGTCATGA